One window from the genome of [Clostridium] celerecrescens 18A encodes:
- a CDS encoding S8 family peptidase has product MEKILDNNYYDLMISNLLVPTFGVSDDVTLLNDRFSLLHLAKNNMQPCDLGQNPYHVFPTLYTISADVAPPTPGMVSITPVNNYTLLGQGVIIGIVDTGIDYRHPAFMNRDKTTRILSIWDQTIQDGPPPNGFTYGTEYTKASINDALQYENSLSVVPSIDTIGHGTAIASIVAGSPDTKNSFSGVVPNSELVVVKLKEAKSNLKMIFSVPEDKLCFQESDIVLGIRYLIDVGQRLRRPLVICIALSSSQGSHDGRGVLSTYLESLVQRPDVDVSISAGNQGNSGRHYFNRTISAPHFNDFQLNIAESDKQFSMEIWAHIPGRLSIEISAPDREMVSSINPSFNDCHKYVFQNSQSILWVNNMIFERESGDQLILLRFQDPLPGIWYFRVQNIENEPFTINSWLPSGDLISDETFFLNSNPDITITSPGNSRRTLTAAAYNQMTSNILDESGRGFTRSGYVKPDIAAPGFQIPCAVTENQYGTLTGAGASAAFTAGAIAVIFEWTQNKGNFTYITGEQVNRIIIRGAQRNPAYSYPNNIWGFGQLDLNRVFELFSTIM; this is encoded by the coding sequence ATGGAGAAAATACTGGACAATAATTATTACGACTTGATGATAAGTAATTTATTAGTTCCTACCTTTGGTGTCAGTGATGATGTTACGTTGCTGAATGACAGGTTTTCCCTGCTGCATCTAGCTAAAAATAATATGCAGCCATGTGATCTCGGCCAAAATCCTTACCACGTTTTTCCAACTCTTTATACCATTTCTGCTGACGTAGCACCTCCAACCCCCGGCATGGTAAGCATCACACCAGTTAATAATTATACCTTATTGGGGCAAGGAGTGATTATCGGCATTGTAGACACCGGAATTGATTACCGGCATCCAGCTTTCATGAATAGGGATAAAACAACACGGATCCTTTCTATTTGGGACCAGACCATACAGGATGGGCCACCTCCCAATGGCTTTACTTACGGTACAGAATATACAAAAGCTTCCATAAATGACGCACTGCAATATGAAAACTCACTTTCTGTTGTTCCTTCCATTGATACAATTGGGCACGGTACAGCCATAGCAAGTATCGTTGCAGGCTCTCCAGACACTAAGAACTCTTTTAGCGGCGTTGTTCCAAATTCAGAATTGGTTGTTGTGAAATTAAAAGAAGCCAAGTCAAATCTTAAAATGATTTTTTCTGTTCCGGAAGACAAACTATGTTTTCAGGAATCAGATATCGTTCTTGGAATACGCTATTTAATTGACGTAGGTCAACGCTTAAGACGTCCTCTAGTCATATGTATTGCTTTAAGCAGTAGCCAGGGCAGCCACGATGGCAGGGGAGTTTTAAGCACCTACCTTGAAAGCCTGGTTCAACGTCCTGATGTGGATGTTTCCATATCAGCAGGAAACCAGGGAAACAGCGGCAGGCACTATTTTAACAGAACCATATCTGCGCCGCACTTTAATGATTTCCAGTTGAATATAGCAGAAAGTGACAAGCAGTTCTCCATGGAAATCTGGGCACACATTCCAGGACGGCTTTCTATTGAAATTTCCGCACCTGACCGGGAAATGGTCTCGTCGATTAATCCGTCTTTCAATGATTGCCATAAGTATGTTTTCCAGAACAGCCAGAGTATCTTATGGGTGAATAATATGATATTTGAAAGGGAAAGCGGCGACCAGCTGATATTATTGCGTTTTCAGGATCCCCTTCCCGGAATCTGGTACTTCCGTGTCCAAAACATAGAAAATGAACCTTTTACTATTAATTCCTGGCTCCCCAGCGGAGACTTGATATCTGACGAGACCTTTTTTTTAAATTCCAATCCGGATATCACCATAACCTCTCCCGGAAATTCCAGACGTACCTTAACCGCTGCCGCTTATAATCAGATGACATCTAATATATTAGATGAATCAGGAAGAGGTTTCACAAGAAGCGGTTATGTCAAACCTGATATTGCAGCTCCCGGTTTTCAGATTCCCTGTGCAGTCACTGAAAATCAATACGGAACCTTAACAGGCGCCGGCGCTTCTGCCGCCTTTACAGCGGGTGCAATTGCTGTCATCTTTGAATGGACTCAGAACAAAGGCAACTTTACTTATATTACAGGCGAACAAGTAAACCGTATTATAATAAGAGGAGCACAACGGAATCCTGCCTACAGCTATCCCAACAATATATGGGGATTTGGGCAATTGGATCTGAACCGTGTATTCGAACTCTTTTCCACGATCATGTAA
- a CDS encoding DUF3267 domain-containing protein encodes MNQLPEGYKEIRKVDLEKDKIALNIFAFIIFIVMVVLGELIAPITFTVDLKFIYFLILAIVLCIIYTIIHEAIHGYYMRKFSGKKAHYGLAGLCAYAGSYAYFNKKHYIIITLSPVVILGIILFIINVIVSQSYFWLIYFVQMANLTGAVGDFYITYLMSKMPDDTLTQDTGMSMIMFSKQS; translated from the coding sequence ATGAATCAATTGCCAGAAGGATATAAGGAAATAAGAAAAGTAGATTTGGAAAAAGATAAAATAGCATTAAATATTTTTGCATTTATAATATTTATCGTTATGGTGGTTTTAGGTGAACTTATAGCTCCAATAACCTTTACAGTTGATTTGAAATTTATTTACTTTCTAATTCTAGCTATTGTCTTATGTATCATCTATACTATTATACATGAAGCGATACACGGGTATTATATGAGGAAATTTAGTGGAAAAAAGGCTCATTATGGATTGGCTGGTTTATGTGCTTATGCAGGTAGTTATGCCTATTTCAATAAAAAACATTACATCATAATAACACTTTCACCTGTTGTGATTCTTGGTATTATTTTATTTATAATTAATGTTATTGTATCACAGAGCTATTTCTGGCTAATATATTTTGTACAGATGGCCAACTTAACGGGTGCTGTCGGGGATTTTTATATAACTTATTTAATGAGTAAGATGCCTGACGATACACTAACGCAGGATACAGGGATGTCTATGATAATGTTTTCAAAACAATCATAA
- a CDS encoding acyl-CoA thioesterase, translating to MKELKTVEESMVEQVHLLMPNHINGSGRLFGGQLLEWIDVVGAITAKRHAECNTTTAAIDNLQFKAGAFINDTIVLIGRLTYVGNTSMEVRVDTYSEDLSGIRKPINRAYLVYVAIDKEGNPVKVPGLKLTTQGQKAEWDSAVKRNLRKLRRKEGF from the coding sequence ATGAAAGAATTAAAAACAGTAGAGGAATCCATGGTAGAGCAGGTTCACCTTTTGATGCCTAACCATATCAATGGAAGTGGTAGACTTTTTGGCGGGCAGCTTCTGGAGTGGATTGATGTCGTGGGTGCGATAACTGCTAAACGCCATGCTGAATGTAACACTACGACAGCTGCAATAGATAATCTTCAATTTAAGGCAGGGGCCTTTATAAATGACACCATTGTGTTGATAGGAAGATTAACCTATGTGGGTAATACCTCAATGGAAGTAAGGGTAGATACCTACTCGGAGGATCTTTCGGGGATACGAAAACCGATTAACCGTGCCTATCTGGTATATGTAGCAATTGATAAAGAGGGAAATCCTGTTAAAGTGCCGGGACTTAAACTTACGACACAAGGACAAAAGGCTGAATGGGACAGTGCGGTAAAGCGGAATTTACGTAAGTTAAGACGTAAGGAAGGTTTCTAA
- a CDS encoding GNAT family N-acetyltransferase has product MKTEITVAYNNISEIKELFLEYTHMLVENDPDFAEYLKIQNYDSELDHLSDKYARPDGRLYIAKVEDEAVGCIGLRKIDDENCEMKRLYVKPAFRGHKIANKLVELIINDAKEIGYKSILLDTLPFLEGAIRLYKKLGFFEIDSYNNSPMDNLVYLRLDLN; this is encoded by the coding sequence ATGAAAACAGAAATAACAGTCGCTTATAATAATATTAGTGAAATTAAAGAATTGTTTTTAGAGTATACTCATATGTTGGTTGAAAATGACCCTGATTTTGCTGAATATTTAAAAATCCAAAATTACGATTCAGAACTTGATCATTTGTCGGATAAATACGCACGTCCAGATGGTAGATTATATATAGCAAAAGTAGAAGATGAAGCAGTTGGCTGCATTGGTTTAAGAAAAATTGATGATGAGAACTGTGAAATGAAAAGACTATATGTTAAACCTGCATTCCGAGGACATAAAATTGCTAATAAGCTTGTGGAACTAATTATTAATGATGCGAAAGAAATCGGTTATAAAAGCATTCTGCTGGACACACTTCCCTTTTTAGAGGGAGCGATACGTTTGTATAAAAAACTTGGATTTTTTGAAATTGATTCGTATAATAACAGTCCGATGGATAATTTAGTATATCTGAGATTAGATTTGAATTAA
- a CDS encoding undecaprenyl-diphosphate phosphatase, whose amino-acid sequence MKVIEIIKAFIFGIVEGITEWLPISSTGHMILINEFVKLDVSKKFYSMFEVVIQLGAIMAVVVLFWNDIFPIGQTNNNISAKSQVYIKKDVLILWFKILVACIPAGVIGIIFNEKFEDLFYNYQTVAFALIVFGVAFLVIESNYKDKSARINSMSELTFDIVFTIGIFQLIAAIFPGTSRSGATIVGALLLGVSRKVAAEFTFFLAIPVMFGASLLKILQFGLLFSTFEFTILLVGMVTAFVSSMLIIKFLMAYIKKHDFKIFGWYRITLGIIVLMYFM is encoded by the coding sequence ATGAAAGTGATAGAGATTATTAAAGCATTTATATTTGGGATTGTTGAAGGCATTACAGAGTGGCTACCCATAAGCAGTACAGGGCATATGATTTTAATTAATGAATTTGTAAAATTAGATGTATCTAAAAAGTTTTATAGTATGTTTGAGGTTGTCATCCAGTTAGGAGCAATTATGGCGGTAGTTGTTCTCTTTTGGAATGATATTTTCCCAATTGGACAAACAAATAATAATATTTCTGCCAAAAGTCAAGTATATATAAAAAAAGATGTATTAATTCTATGGTTTAAAATATTAGTTGCCTGTATTCCAGCAGGGGTTATAGGAATAATTTTCAATGAAAAGTTTGAAGATCTATTTTACAATTATCAAACAGTAGCATTTGCTTTAATCGTTTTTGGTGTTGCTTTTTTAGTAATCGAAAGTAATTATAAGGATAAAAGTGCAAGGATAAATTCAATGTCAGAGTTAACATTTGACATCGTCTTTACTATAGGAATTTTTCAGTTGATAGCGGCGATATTTCCAGGCACATCCCGCTCCGGTGCTACTATTGTAGGAGCTTTACTTTTAGGGGTATCAAGAAAAGTAGCAGCTGAATTTACATTCTTCTTAGCCATTCCTGTAATGTTTGGAGCTAGTTTATTAAAGATTTTGCAATTTGGGCTTTTGTTTTCTACATTTGAATTCACGATTCTTTTAGTAGGTATGGTAACAGCATTTGTTTCATCTATGCTTATTATAAAATTTTTAATGGCATACATTAAAAAGCATGACTTTAAAATATTTGGATGGTATAGAATTACTTTAGGTATAATAGTTTTAATGTATTTTATGTAA
- a CDS encoding S8 family peptidase translates to MQKILDDNFYDLIISNIMIPTYDTGDNITPMDLRHSLAHIPVDSANPCDLGVYPYNAFPSLLTLSSTVSLEKSGIGTVQRNPYLALFGRGVLVAVIDTGIDYQHQAFLYNDGTTRILSIWDQTIQDGAPPEGFTYGTEYTREYINVALKSENPLSIVPSVDTNGHGTAIASVIAGKPSLEQAFSGVVPESDIVVVKLKQAKSSLRKIFFAPPDAECYQESDLIIGIGYVTTVAQRLNRPITICIAMGTNQSSHDGRGATSFITNYLAQQPHIGITISTGNEANKRRHYFNSTTTEPYQNSFELSVGENDKLFAIELWPFAPARLSIEITAPNRETTGQVFPALGECRRFAFVFNPSIVWVNNYIFEEETGDQLILMRFQDPLPGIWNIRVQNLDNGPFSFHAWLPSGELISENTFFINSNPDTTITSPANATNPLTVTAYNQFNDTVLPESGRGYTRTGFVKPDIAAPGFELTCAVPGNQYGSITGSGSAAAQAAGIVAMVFEWAIPRGNYTNITGNDVNRLLIRGAQRDSGTTYPNNIWGYGQIDVNTLFERLTNI, encoded by the coding sequence ATGCAAAAAATATTGGATGATAATTTTTATGACTTGATCATCAGTAATATAATGATTCCCACATATGATACCGGAGATAATATAACACCTATGGATTTAAGGCATTCTTTGGCTCATATCCCTGTTGATTCAGCGAATCCCTGCGACTTGGGAGTTTACCCTTATAATGCATTTCCTTCTTTGCTGACCTTAAGCTCCACCGTCAGCCTTGAAAAATCTGGTATCGGAACGGTTCAGAGAAATCCTTATCTGGCTTTATTTGGCCGGGGAGTGCTTGTTGCGGTCATAGATACCGGAATTGATTACCAGCATCAGGCGTTTTTATATAATGACGGAACAACCCGCATTCTTTCCATATGGGACCAGACCATTCAGGATGGCGCACCGCCGGAGGGATTTACGTACGGCACCGAATACACCAGGGAGTATATCAATGTTGCACTTAAGTCGGAAAATCCCTTATCCATAGTCCCTTCTGTGGATACCAATGGTCATGGAACTGCAATCGCAAGTGTAATAGCGGGAAAACCGAGCCTGGAGCAGGCATTCAGTGGTGTTGTACCGGAATCCGACATTGTGGTCGTAAAATTAAAGCAGGCAAAGAGCAGTTTGAGAAAAATCTTTTTTGCACCTCCAGATGCCGAATGCTATCAGGAGTCGGATTTAATCATTGGGATCGGTTATGTGACTACCGTTGCTCAAAGACTGAACCGTCCCATCACCATATGCATTGCAATGGGAACAAACCAGTCAAGCCATGACGGACGGGGAGCGACCAGCTTCATTACCAATTATTTGGCGCAGCAGCCGCATATAGGAATAACGATAAGCACCGGTAATGAAGCAAACAAACGCAGACATTACTTTAACAGCACCACAACGGAACCCTACCAGAACAGCTTTGAACTAAGTGTTGGGGAAAATGATAAACTGTTTGCTATTGAGCTATGGCCGTTTGCTCCGGCAAGGCTGTCAATCGAAATAACCGCTCCGAACAGAGAAACAACGGGGCAGGTTTTTCCGGCCCTGGGAGAATGCAGAAGATTTGCCTTCGTATTTAACCCAAGCATCGTATGGGTTAATAATTATATTTTTGAAGAAGAGACCGGGGACCAGCTCATATTGATGCGTTTTCAGGATCCCCTTCCAGGAATCTGGAACATTCGGGTGCAGAACCTTGATAACGGACCATTTTCTTTTCATGCATGGCTGCCGTCAGGAGAATTGATATCAGAAAACACCTTTTTTATAAATTCCAACCCAGATACTACCATAACTTCACCGGCAAACGCAACCAATCCTCTGACAGTAACCGCTTATAATCAGTTTAATGATACCGTGCTGCCTGAATCCGGAAGAGGCTATACACGAACAGGATTTGTTAAACCAGATATCGCGGCACCGGGATTTGAGCTTACCTGTGCAGTTCCGGGAAACCAATATGGCAGCATAACAGGAAGCGGGTCTGCGGCAGCTCAGGCAGCAGGAATTGTTGCCATGGTTTTTGAATGGGCGATTCCAAGGGGAAATTATACCAATATTACAGGAAATGACGTAAACCGTCTGCTGATTCGCGGAGCACAGCGAGACAGCGGGACTACTTATCCCAATAATATCTGGGGATACGGTCAGATCGATGTCAATACGCTGTTTGAAAGGCTTACAAATATTTAA
- a CDS encoding nucleotidyltransferase domain-containing protein translates to MNEMKTVLDKVVTSLTAVLGIEAIVLGGSRARGTHTPESDVDIGIYYDNATLDLVSLNKAAQLLDDNHREKLVVSPGEWGKWVNGGGWLTIDGYHVDFILRDVQRVESVISECQEGGISAHYQTGHPHAYINVMYMGELAICKVLWDKQGIISELKSVAEQYPPKLKQAIIGFFGFESEFSLMIAESNAGKNDIYYVTAHIVRAISALNQVLFAVNEQYCINEKKAVGMIDSFNSHPLGYKDKVNSIFLAAATDSTDACAQLRCLINEIKGVLSNYE, encoded by the coding sequence ATGAATGAAATGAAAACAGTATTAGATAAAGTTGTAACATCTTTGACTGCAGTTTTAGGTATCGAAGCTATTGTGCTTGGAGGCTCACGTGCAAGGGGAACACATACACCTGAATCAGATGTAGACATCGGCATCTATTACGATAATGCTACGCTTGATCTTGTATCTTTGAACAAAGCAGCACAACTTTTAGATGACAATCATAGGGAAAAGCTGGTTGTTTCTCCCGGTGAGTGGGGAAAATGGGTCAATGGAGGTGGTTGGCTTACTATTGATGGATATCATGTCGATTTTATACTACGCGATGTACAACGAGTTGAAAGTGTGATTTCGGAATGCCAGGAAGGAGGCATTTCGGCGCATTATCAAACTGGACACCCGCATGCGTATATCAATGTAATGTATATGGGTGAACTGGCAATATGCAAAGTATTGTGGGATAAACAAGGTATTATCTCTGAACTAAAGAGCGTTGCAGAACAATATCCGCCAAAATTGAAGCAAGCTATCATAGGATTTTTTGGGTTTGAATCAGAGTTTTCGTTAATGATTGCAGAAAGCAATGCCGGGAAAAATGATATTTATTATGTAACTGCTCATATAGTGCGAGCGATATCAGCACTTAATCAAGTGTTATTTGCGGTAAATGAACAATACTGTATAAATGAAAAAAAGGCAGTCGGAATGATAGACAGTTTTAACAGTCATCCACTTGGTTACAAAGATAAAGTTAATTCAATTTTCTTAGCGGCTGCAACTGATAGCACAGATGCTTGTGCACAGCTAAGGTGCTTAATTAACGAAATAAAAGGTGTTCTTTCGAATTATGAGTGA